In Nostoc piscinale CENA21, the genomic stretch CACATCTGGATTTACAGGAGTCTCGGCTTTTAGGGGTATCCAGATACCAGTACCATCGGCGTTGAATTTGGCGGCGTACAGCATTCCCTGTTGTAATAGCCGTGAATTTGCCTTGTCTTGGGGATTTTTGACTTGATCACGGCTGACAAATTTATATATATGTCCACCACGGCGATCGCATCCTGAATAAAAGGCTAGTGGTTTACCTGCTTCTACCCACACACCGACAGCTTCATGGCGATAACGTCCTAACCAAGTGTGTTTCGTCCCGTAATCTTGGGGGTTAGCGGGGTCAATTTCCACAATCCAACCATATTTATTACCGGCTAAACCAAACACATTTCCTTGTCCGAATAATTCTTCATCACCCAAAGCAAAGGGCAATGTCCCAGGGTCAAAAGCTGTACCATCAGCATAAACTGGTTCAGGTACTTGGGCTTGGAAGTTTTCTTCGGCACTCAGCACTGTACCCCAAGGTGTTGTTCCCCCTGCACAGTTGGCAAAAGTACCAATGATGCGATCGCCCAGTTTATCTATATACCCCTGACCTGTTTGCTTGCGAAATATTGCCACGGCTGGGCCTGTAGCTTTTAAATAGCGATTATCTTTTAAGCCCGAAATTCCACTAATGCGTCTATCTGCTGGGGAATTGGTTCTTTCCCACTTGCCATTGGCTGTTTTTTGCAGGGAAATGACACCTAACCCTTGGTCGATTAAGGCTGCTTGACAAATTTCGGCAATTTGAGATTTTACTGGGTCATTATCTGGCAAATTATATGCGTTAATGGCAGTTTTTACTGAATTTGGGCTGTTTAAAGCTGTTTTCACCTCAGCAAACGGTAATGATTGACCAATGACTTGCTGATAGGTTTCCATCCAAGGAATCGCACTGATATACTCAAAGTTCACTGCCAGATAGCCAGCATTTTCTGTGGTGGAGATAAACGATAAATAATCGTTGTTGTAACCAAACCGCGAATCCCCGACTTGATCACCCCAAGCAGCAATGACTTGATATCCAAACCCTTCTGGCAGTACCAAGTCATCTACGACTTCATAACTACTATATTGGACTTGTTGTTCTCGATTGAAGTCTGCCGTTTCTAAAGGAATCGGCCCTTTGATGGGTTTAAACGAAAATGCCGATTCTCCTACTGATGATGTGTTTCTTTGCGTCGTTGTCTTTTGACCGCAACTTGTGAGATTAGCCAGTGCCAATGCACTTGCGCTACCTCCCATTAATAGCAATAAATCTCGACGCTTGATACTCATTTATATCAGTAAAGCGATAGTTCCTGTGATTTCCGATACTTTAATCACCCAAGGTTAAGAATAGGTAAAAATTCAGTGAAATCTAACTCAGTTAAGCAAGTTTTAACTTTTTGGTAATTCAAAATACTAGCAAGTTCAGATCCTCGACTTCTCAAAGAAGTCGAGGATCTCTTGATTTCTCAGCTAAAAAAATGGAGAATTGGCATATCTAAATTTCCAATTCTCCATTTTTTTATGTTGTATTTAGTAACAAAAGATTTGCTAAATCATCAATTCAATAATTGGGAAAAATTTCTCATCGATTGTTATTAACCACGTTGACCAGTGACAATATATGCTACTCTCTGACCAATATTAGTAGCGTGATCTGCCATCCGTTCTAGACAACGAATTGCCAGTGCCAACAAAATAATTGGCTCTACCACTCCCGGAATATCCCGTTGTTGAGCTAAAGTTTGATAAAGGCGATCGTAAGCATTATCTACAGCATCATCTAAGTGCTTAATTCCCCGTCCGCCAGCTTCATCTAAATCGGCCAAAGCTACCAAGCTAGTTGCTAACATCGCTTGGGCATGGTGTGACATGATTTCAATTTCTGGTAAAGATGTATGAGGTGTATAAGGGAAAAGTTTAACTGCGATTTTGCCTAAATCTTTGGCATAATCTCCTATACGTTCTAAATCTCGGACTAATTGCATAAAAGCACTCAAACAGCGCAAATCTTGCTCTGTTGGTGCTTGGGTCATGATAGCTGTACAGTCTGATTCTATTTGTCTATAAAAACGGTCAATTTTTTTTATCTAATTGAGGAAGTTCTTCAGCAGCTGTGAGGTTACGAGCAAATAACGCTTGGTGGCTGAGGCGAAATGATTGTTCTACCAAAGCCCCCATACGTAAAACATCTCGTTCTAAGCGCCTGATGGCACGCGCCAACTGAGAACTGTCAGGGTTGGGATTATAAACGACAGCTTCCACACTTGTATTCTCAAAAGTGAAGATACTATTAACTATAGTCTTGGCTTTGAGAGTTCGCCACAACTTCAGGGAGGGTTAGCTGCATCCAAGCCCCACCTGTTTGGGGATGGTTCATGGCTTTAATGGAACCACCATGTGCTAAGAGAATTTGCCGGACGATCGCTAAACCCAAACCATTCCCAACAATTGAACCAATGGAATTATCTTGTAAAGGGGAATGAGTTCTGGCTTGATCTCCGCGATAAAATCGCTCAAAAATATGCGGTAAATCTGCTTCGGAAAAACCTGTCCCAGCATCAATTAAATTTATTTCTAACAAGGGAGATATCGAATTATTTTGATGATTATCTTCAGAAAATTTAATTTTTGCTTCTACTTGAATGTTGGTGCTAGGAGAACTGTATTTAATACTATTGTCAAGCAAATTGAGAAAAACTTGATAAATCCTGGCTTGATCAGCTTTTACCCAAATATCTTCCGGCCCAGAATAGTGCAGGGAAAGGTGTTGTCTTTGTGCTAAGGGTTCTAATGTTTCCCAAACAGATGTAATGAGCGATCGCATTTCCACTGGTTCCAAATGCAATTGCATTTTGGGGTTAGCTTCGATTTGCGTCAGTTCTAACCAGCCTTGTACCAAGCTAATCAGTCGGTCAACTTCTTGCATCAGGCGGTCAACCCAGCGATTTAAAGGTGGTTCTAAGCGATGTTGTAAGGTTTCTGCAACCAGCCGAATAGAAGTTAATGGTGTTCTGAGTTCGTGTGCTAAATCGGAAAATGAGCGATCGCGTTGTTGATTTACGTCCAAAAGTGGTTGACGATTTTCTAAAAATACGCCTACTTGACCATTGGGTAAGGGCAAACCAGAGGCGCGTAAGGTCATAGACTTGATGGTAGGTAATTCGGCTGGATTGTCGGATGAGGGATGAAATAACCACTCTTTGGTTTGGGGTTTTTGGCGATCGCGTGTTTGCTCAACCAACCGATCTAATTCATACGACCGCACCAATTCTAACAACAAGCGCACCTGTCCTGGTTGCCATCGTTGCAGATATAAAATTTCTCGCGCTTGTTCGTTGCACCACAGCAATTGATTTTCTTCATCTACTTGCAAATATCCTATCGGTGCAAAATCCAATAGGTCTTGATAAGTTTGTAGGGATTGCTGTAAATCTTGGCGCTGATGCTGTAATGTCTTGATTTCCTGACGCAAACGAGGTAATAGCGGTAGAGCAACATCCTTAGAACTAGAGTAGGGTTGAAGAACTCTCCCCAAGTAACGGTTTAATTGAATCTGTTGCCAAATCCAAAACCCAATACCTACCGCCAAACCTAGAATTAATCCCAATAAGAACATTGTGAGTCCCAGTTGCTAGTTGCGTCGTGATTAATAAAAACTAACAACTATCTTCACCAATTATCCGAAACGATAGCCAAATCCTCTCACAGTCACAATATATTCGGGGTGGCTAGGGTCTAACTCTAACTTCTCACGCAACCAGCGAATGTGAACATCCACAGTCTTGCTATCCCCAACAAAATCTGGCCCCCAAACCTGATCTAACAACTGCTCCCGCGACCAAACTCGCCGCGCATAACTCATAAACAATTCCAACAACCGGAATTCTTTCGGGGAAAGATTGACTTCTTGACCCCGCACTAGTACCCGACATTCTTGGGGGTTTAAGGTAACGTCTTTGTATTTCAGAACTGGTAATTGCGGTAAAGTGCTTAAACGTTGACGACGCAGCAGTGCGCGACAGCGAGCCACTAATTCCCGCATACTAAATGGTTTGGTGAGATAGTCATCTGCGCCAACTTCTAAACCCAACACGCGATCAGTTTCACTACCCTTAGCACTCAACATCAAAATCGGCACTGGATTGCCTTGATGGCGCAGTAAGCGACAAATATCTAAACCATTGATTTGCGGCAACATCAAGTCAAGAATCACCAAATCAAAAGGAAACTCACCGGAGTTGGGTTCATAACTTTTGAGATACTCGATCGCAACCCTTCCATCTGGCGCTGTCACGACCCCATAGCCTTCCTCCTCCAGTGCTACAGATAGCATCTCTTGGATTAACTCTTCATCTTCTACCACTAGAATCTGACTTGTGTGTCCGATATCTGCTCTGGCAGAATACTTGGTCGATTCACTGGTGTACATTGATATCACAAAAGTCTGCCCTGTGCTTGTATCAATATGAGAAACGAGTCAATTATCTAATCTCTCGGTGCATTTACTGTCGCACCTGAGCAAATTACTTTGCAAAAAGTAACATATATAACAGTCATGTCTACAAACATTATAAAGCACATTTGTTGCATATTAGCAAAAAACTTGTTGTCAAACTTCACACTCAGGTGTTATGTAGTTTGCTGTTATCTGCTTTAAGTTGCAGACTAGGTGATTCTACACTGCCACATCTCCCAAAAACAAGCTTTTCACGTCAACCATCATTCTCTCTTGACAAGGGTGAATGAGTTTGAGTATATTTGTTAGTACAAAATTACTATAAAGCTTCTCGTAGAAGCCATACCAACAACAAAGCAGTACGATTAATCAACATCGTACTGGATTTTCAGTATTTCTTCATTCCAGTATTTGTACTGAACAAAAATCACTGTTTTAAAGGTTACTCTGATGTCTGCATAGGGTAGCTATTGGTATGGTTTGCTACCCAATCAATTCATTGCTAATTAAGGGAGTTTGAGTATGACTTCAGTTGCAGTTAAAGACAGTAAACAGCAACTTATGCAAGCATTTCAACAGATTTTAGCTGAACAAAAAAAAATTAGAATCAAAAATTGCAACTAAACAAGAAGAAGCTGAAAAAGCCAAAAACCAAGAAATTTTAACTGCGGCTTCTACATATACAGTTGATAGCATTGTTAAAGGTTTAGCAGATTTACAACTAGAATTTGGTAGCATTGTCACCTCCCTATCAGAAAAACTGGCTAAAGAAAACTCCAAACTAGATGAACTCAACCGAGCGATAGAAATTGCTACTCAAAACCTTCAAGAACTGCAAAGAATTAGAATTGTCGCAGATACATTAGATATCCTCACACAAGAACATCAAGAAAAGTTAAAAACTTTAGAACAAGATACTACCAGTAAAAAAGAAGCTATTGAAAAAGAAATTGCTATCAAGCGCAAAGAATGGCAAAAAGAACAATCAGAGTATGAAGAAGCTGTCACAGCATACAGTGATACTACCAACAAAGAACGTCAACAAGAACAAGAAGAATATCAATATAAATTAGAAACTACTCGTAAGCTTAACACAGATGCTTATGAAGCCAAGAAACGTCACTTAGAAAGAGATATCCAAGAAAAGACACAAGAAAAAGAAAAAAACTGGACTGAACGGGAGAAAGTTTTCTCTAGTAATCAAGCTTTATTTAAAGAATATCAGCAAAAAGTAGCAGCCTTCCCCACTGAGTTGGAAGAAGCAGTGAAAAAGGCGCGAGAAGAAGCAATTAAAGAAACTAGTCAAAAAGCCAAAATAGAGGCTGATTTATTTGAGAAAGAATGGGAATCTACTAAGCAAAGCTATGAACTCAAAATCCAAAGCTTAGAACAGACAATTACCAAGCAAGTCGAACAAATTGAAAGTATTTCCACACAATTACAAGCCACTCTGAAGCAAGCGCAAGATTTAGCAATGAGAGCTTTTGGTAATTCGGCGACTAAATAGATAATTCTTATCTGAATTATTGATAATCATTGGAGGTTAAATATGGCTAGTAAGAAACTCACAGATAAGAATACTAAAGCTGAAATTCTGCAAGCTTATGAAGAGTTAACAAAAGAAACATCAGGGCTAAAAACTCAACTAAATCAAGCCTTAAAAGCAAATCAAAATGCCAACGTAGAAAAGCCAAAATTAGAGCAAAATACAACTATGACTCAGCCTACAACTATCCAACAAAAGATGAATTATACAATTGAAAGTTTAGCTAAAATTCAATTGGGTTTTGGTAGTGCGGCAAATGAGTTATCAGAACAGTTAACCACCCAAGCTTCTAAATTAGGAGAAATTAGACAATCTGTAGAAACAGAAATTACCGCCTTAAAGCAACTACATAATTTAGAAATTGCTGAGGATACCTTAGACACTTTGATTACAGCCTATGAAGATAATTCTAAGGCATATCAAGAAGAATATAATCAGCGTTATGAAGTATTATCACAAGAAATACTTGAGCAACGCATTGCTTGGCAAAAAGAACAGGATGAATATAAGCAATCAATTAAAGAACGCAATGATAATTTAAATAAAACCAGACAGCGGGATACAGCCGAGTATAAATATGATTTGGAATTGCAACGTAAGTTAAGCTCTGATGAATATGAACAAGCTCAAAAAACTTTATATAAACAGTTAGAAGAATTTCAGCAAGAAACAGAAAAGCAATTGTCTGAAAAGGAAAAACAAATTGCGGAACGCGAAAAGCAATTTGAAGAAGCAAAAGCAAAGGTAGAAGCATTTCCGAAAGAGAAAGAAGCAGCTATCAAAAAAGCTACAGAAGAAGGTAAAGGAATTGCTCATTACCAAGCTAAAGTAAAAGCTGATTTATATGGCAAAGAAGTCGAAGGACAAAAGCGTTTTTATGAACAAAGATTACAATCTCTAGAACAAACTATCACCAATCAAGAAACACGTATTCAAAATCTCTCGAAACAACTAGACTCTGCACTGAAACAAGTACAAGATTTAGCAGTTAAGGCGATTGAAGGAACTGCAAATGTCAATTCTTACCAAGCCATTAAAGAAATTGCATTAGAACAAGCCAAAAGTCAGGTGAAGAATAAATAGACATTAATTTAGAGACGTAATTAGTAATTACGTCTCTACTGTTGAGGCATTATTTGTAATCAATAATTATTGATAATCAGGGTTCGGTTTTATTAGGCTTACCATTGTTCAGAGGTTTCTTGCGGGGCGCTGAGGTTTCATTAGATTTTTTATTGGGTTGTGGGTTAGTGTTTGATTTTTGGTTAGACATAAGACTGGAGAATTAACTATACATTTACATACAATAAGAATATTACTGAATCCAGAAATTAGTTAAGAAATTTACATATAACCTACATTCTGCAGGTGTATCAGGTAAAGAGATAATATTTTCTGTAGTCTTGAAGATGATGCCAAACAATTTACTAACTCTGTTCGCCATCACTGGGGAATAGAAAATTCATTACATTGGGGAGGCAGCGCGTTGCGGGGGTTCCCCCCGTTGTAGCGACTGCCGTTATTGGATGTAGCTTTAAAAGAAGATGACTGTCGGATTAGAAAAGATAATGCTCCACAAAATTTTGCACTCATGAGGCAGATAACAGTAAATCTGTTAGGTAAAGAAAAGTGGATCAAATGCGGAATTAAAAATAAACAGTTTCTGGCAGCAACGGATAATAACTATTTAGAGAGAGTTTGATCATTAGCTTAAACTAACTTGTGAATAATGAAACTGAGAGTTTCACTTATTTTGAGTCATAAGTTTACTTATTTATTCCTAGATATTCAGCTAATTTTAGCTGAATCAAGATTTATTTCCTGAAAAATAAACTAATTTACGATTTAGTAAATAATTAATTTAATTTGTTTATCTATTTTTTAATTTTTGCAATTATCTAGACTATTTTGACAATTTAGTTAGTTTTTATTAGTAAATAAGGCACGTTTTTCCTGACAGCTAGACCAACCATAAATCTAGTTCTGGCAGCAAACATAGAAGTCACAAAAGAGTGGTGAGAATCTCGCAGAAGTACCTTTACACTTTACATTTCACAAGTTGTCATAGATGAGGTGTCGCGGGGAGACTCTGAAATTGCAGCTAATCGTCTAGAACTTCTTAACAGGATGCCATTAGTAGAACTTAATCAAGCTGTACAAAATCTGGTGGCGCAATTTCTCAGACGAAGCAATCTTCCTCCCAAAGCATCTGACGATGCGGTTCATATTGCAGCAGCAACCTTTCACAGCCTGGATTACTTGCTAACGTGGAACTGTAAGCATATTGCAAATGCTCAAATTCAAAGAAAACTTGCAGAGATTAGCTTTGATTTTGGATATCAGTTACCCGTAATTTGAACTCCCTACGAACTATTAGGAGATTGAATCATTTTACAAGACGAAATTTTAGATGAAATTCATAAAATCCGTGAAGAACACTTCAAGTCTTTTAAATACGACTTAGACGCGATGTTTGCAGACTGGCAAAAGAAGCAAGCAGAAAGCGGTAGAACAGTTGTTAGCTTGTCAGCCAAGCGCGATCTAACAACTCAAATGCAGCAAACTGACAAGAACCACTAGTAAGCAAGTGCGATCGCTACAAGTCACCCTCCAAACTTGATAACTTGTAGCAAATAAACATAATTACATCCCGGCTCAGTAACAATATACCCAAAAAAGCCTTTTCTTAACAATTCTTTAACTATTGCACATTGATTTTTGCCCGATTCGCGGTGATTTTTTGTACTTTTATAAAGTATAATTAAGAAAAAGATAAAAAATTTAGGTAAGCACGGTAAGCTTTTATGGCTGCGTGTGTACCCGAAAAAAGGTAAAGTTTAATAGTTTTTTATAAAAAGCTCAGGTTATCCTAACGAGCAATCAGCTTGTATTTTAGGATGCTGAAAAACAACAGTGTAGATTTCCCAGTTGAAGAGGCAAACAAAAGCGTGGGTCAGTATCAACCTGCTCAGCTAAAGCGATATAATCCAGAAGCGATCGCTCGTCACTATCGTTACCGCCCCTGGTCAGCATGGGGACGCTTGCTGAGAATTATCTGGTCTTTTGCTGGATTCATTTTGAGTCTAAAGTGGGATGAATGGCAAAATCAAGTAGAGCAGAATCGGGGAAAGCGAGCTACCCAGTTGCGTCAACTACTCACAAGCCTAGGCCCCACATTCATTAAAGTCGGTCAAGCCCTCTCCACCCGGCCTGACTTGATTCGCAAAGATTTCTTAGAAGAGTTGGTAAAATTACAAGACCAACTGCCACCTTTCGATAATGCGATCGCTTATGCAATTATCGAAAAAGAACTTGATTGCCCAATATCAGCCGTTTACAGCGAATTATCACCAAAACCTGTAGCGGCGGCAAGTTTAGGTCAAGTTTATCGGGGACGTTTGATTAGTGGTGAAGAAGTTGCCGTCAAAGTACAACGCCCCAACCTCCGACCAGTTCTCACCTTAGACCTTTATTTAATGCGCTGGGCTGCTGGTTGGCTTGCACCTTGGCTACCCCTAAATCTCGGTCACGATTTGACCTTAATTGTGGACGAGTTCGGGACAAAATTATTTGAAGAAATTGACTACATCAACGAAAGCCGGAACGCCGAAAAATTTGCCAACAACTTCCGCAACGACCCACAGGTAAAAGTCCCGGCAATTTACTGGCGTTACACTAGCAGTCGAGTATTAACCCTAGAATGGATTAATGGCTTGAAGCTAACAGATACAAAAAGTATCCGCGCTGCTGGGTTAGACCCAGAAGCTCTTATCCAAATTGCTGTCACTTGTGGGTTGCGTCAACTGCTAGAGTTCGGCTTTTTCCACGCTGACCCCCATCCTGGTAACTTATTTGCTATGCCCGACGGTCGTATGGCTTACATCGACTTTGGCATGATGGATCAGTTAGAAGAAACCAGCAAAGAAAATTTAGTTGATGCTTTAGTACATTTGGTCAACAAAGACTATCTGGACTTAGCTACAGATTTTGTCAAATTGGGTTTTCTGACTGCCGACACAAATATTGAGCCAATTGTACCAGCACTAGAAGCTGTGTTAGGTGATGCAATTGGTAAAAACGTTGGGGATTTTAACTTCAAAACCATTACCGATGAATTTTCGGAATTAATGTATGAATATCCCTTTCGAGTCCCGGCTAAGTTTGCGTTAATTATTCGGTCATTAGTCACACAAGAAGGAATTGCCCTCAGCCTCAACCCCAATTTTAAAATTGTTGAGGTTGGTTATCCTTACATTGCCCGACGCTTACTTACAGGCGAGTCTCCCCAATTGCGCCGACGGTTGCTGAATGTGCTATTCAAAGATGGTAAATTCCAATGGCAGCGATTGGAAAATTTAATTGCGATCGCTCGCACAGATATTAACTTTGATGTATTACCGACAGCCCAAATGGGACTGCAATTTCTGTTATCAGAAGAAGGTAAATTTCTGCGGCGACAATTAGTATTAGCCCTCACAGAAGATGACCGTCTGCATACAGAAGAAGTACAACGCCTGTGGGATTTAGTCAAAGATGACATTAAACCCAATCGTTTAATCGATGTCGCAATTCGCTTGTTGACAGAATTTTCTAGAGAAGGAGTAGCCGCTATTTTACCAAGAGCTACAGCTTTTGTTAATTTAGGAGATTCGGCATCAGGTATCACACACTAAAACCTGTAAACTCCCATCGGATAACAGGAGGTAATTTTACCTCCTATCATTTTGATAGCACACTATTACAAACACTAAATTTTCTGACCTTTTAATATAATTCGGAGTTTCCATGTACTACTTCCCAGAACAACCACCTTATTTTCTCCTAGCTATTGGCTTATTCATTGCTGTAACTTCTGGTGCTGGGTTATCTGGCACACTTAAAACTATTGTGCAGAAATGGCAAAAAAATAGTACAGAAAAATCCAAATCTAATGTTTATTCCCAACAATTATTAGTACCATTTATCGGTATTACTTTTGGTATTAGCCTTTTTCTCTATTCAGGTTTAGCCATCTTTGGTTTTCCCCCTATTCTGGCCTTGGGAGTTGGTTTACCAATGAGTTTATTGACTTGCTTATTAGTATGGTTGCAATTGATCAGTATGCTCACCTTTGCCAAAACTCAAGGAATGCAAGCC encodes the following:
- a CDS encoding ABC1 kinase family protein, producing MGQYQPAQLKRYNPEAIARHYRYRPWSAWGRLLRIIWSFAGFILSLKWDEWQNQVEQNRGKRATQLRQLLTSLGPTFIKVGQALSTRPDLIRKDFLEELVKLQDQLPPFDNAIAYAIIEKELDCPISAVYSELSPKPVAAASLGQVYRGRLISGEEVAVKVQRPNLRPVLTLDLYLMRWAAGWLAPWLPLNLGHDLTLIVDEFGTKLFEEIDYINESRNAEKFANNFRNDPQVKVPAIYWRYTSSRVLTLEWINGLKLTDTKSIRAAGLDPEALIQIAVTCGLRQLLEFGFFHADPHPGNLFAMPDGRMAYIDFGMMDQLEETSKENLVDALVHLVNKDYLDLATDFVKLGFLTADTNIEPIVPALEAVLGDAIGKNVGDFNFKTITDEFSELMYEYPFRVPAKFALIIRSLVTQEGIALSLNPNFKIVEVGYPYIARRLLTGESPQLRRRLLNVLFKDGKFQWQRLENLIAIARTDINFDVLPTAQMGLQFLLSEEGKFLRRQLVLALTEDDRLHTEEVQRLWDLVKDDIKPNRLIDVAIRLLTEFSREGVAAILPRATAFVNLGDSASGITH
- a CDS encoding winged helix-turn-helix domain-containing protein, with translation MYTSESTKYSARADIGHTSQILVVEDEELIQEMLSVALEEEGYGVVTAPDGRVAIEYLKSYEPNSGEFPFDLVILDLMLPQINGLDICRLLRHQGNPVPILMLSAKGSETDRVLGLEVGADDYLTKPFSMRELVARCRALLRRQRLSTLPQLPVLKYKDVTLNPQECRVLVRGQEVNLSPKEFRLLELFMSYARRVWSREQLLDQVWGPDFVGDSKTVDVHIRWLREKLELDPSHPEYIVTVRGFGYRFG
- a CDS encoding type II toxin-antitoxin system VapC family toxin, producing MSRGDSEIAANRLELLNRMPLVELNQAVQNLVAQFLRRSNLPPKASDDAVHIAAATFHSLDYLLTWNCKHIANAQIQRKLAEISFDFGYQLPVI
- a CDS encoding PhoX family protein, giving the protein MSIKRRDLLLLMGGSASALALANLTSCGQKTTTQRNTSSVGESAFSFKPIKGPIPLETADFNREQQVQYSSYEVVDDLVLPEGFGYQVIAAWGDQVGDSRFGYNNDYLSFISTTENAGYLAVNFEYISAIPWMETYQQVIGQSLPFAEVKTALNSPNSVKTAINAYNLPDNDPVKSQIAEICQAALIDQGLGVISLQKTANGKWERTNSPADRRISGISGLKDNRYLKATGPAVAIFRKQTGQGYIDKLGDRIIGTFANCAGGTTPWGTVLSAEENFQAQVPEPVYADGTAFDPGTLPFALGDEELFGQGNVFGLAGNKYGWIVEIDPANPQDYGTKHTWLGRYRHEAVGVWVEAGKPLAFYSGCDRRGGHIYKFVSRDQVKNPQDKANSRLLQQGMLYAAKFNADGTGIWIPLKAETPVNPDVPSQIAGNIILLPLGTKAETTEPTAGYFAVTKDEAIAQYKQKYQKLADLYTGNSEEKQGAILIDAHYAANAAGATCTARPEDTEIAPNGDLYISFTSGAPDKQGGSDVRVFKSPQGETGYEYGWVMRLTEDNKDPAAMSFRWQMLATGGEPAAGGMGFANPDNLLLDRQGNVWMVTDISTTKLNNAVNNRNTEPGKSVSLSGLFGNNSMWFIPTSGGDAGKAFLFAMGPMECETTGPCFTNDQTTMFLSIQHPGETNGTRKNQAMETRQFVVTSTTGEEFLQTRQVPIGSNWPDKTPNAPPKPAVISITKTTISTNKTYQNIQLAT
- a CDS encoding sensor histidine kinase, which encodes MFLLGLILGLAVGIGFWIWQQIQLNRYLGRVLQPYSSSKDVALPLLPRLRQEIKTLQHQRQDLQQSLQTYQDLLDFAPIGYLQVDEENQLLWCNEQAREILYLQRWQPGQVRLLLELVRSYELDRLVEQTRDRQKPQTKEWLFHPSSDNPAELPTIKSMTLRASGLPLPNGQVGVFLENRQPLLDVNQQRDRSFSDLAHELRTPLTSIRLVAETLQHRLEPPLNRWVDRLMQEVDRLISLVQGWLELTQIEANPKMQLHLEPVEMRSLITSVWETLEPLAQRQHLSLHYSGPEDIWVKADQARIYQVFLNLLDNSIKYSSPSTNIQVEAKIKFSEDNHQNNSISPLLEINLIDAGTGFSEADLPHIFERFYRGDQARTHSPLQDNSIGSIVGNGLGLAIVRQILLAHGGSIKAMNHPQTGGAWMQLTLPEVVANSQSQDYS